The nucleotide window ACCGCCAGATGTCCTTACGGCAACAGAGACAAAAGCGAAATAGAGTCTTTTGTTCAAGAGATAATCGCTTTTCTCACCAATTTTCAGCTGGATGCCATCGTTATGGCTTGCAATACTTCTGCAGCACTTGCCAAAGATGTGGCTGTAGAAGCCGCTAAGCGCGTACCATCTCTAGCGTTGTTTGACTTGATTGAGCCTACTGCGCAGTATATCTGCACCCAAAAGACAATCAAAAAGCTTGGTGTCATGGCTACTCATGCCACAGTCAAAGCAAAAGCATTTAGCCAGGCTCTTACTCAAAACAACTTTGACGGCACTGTTGTTGAGGTAGCATGCCCGCTACTGGTGCCAATTATTGAGTCTGGCAGACTGGCAGAGATAGAAGTCCAGGAAGAGCTAAAAAGCGCCCTGAGACCTTATTTGAATGAGCTTAAAGGTTCTGATGCCATTGTCTTAGGTTGTACTCATTTTCCTTTTGTTGAGAGCTTTATCAAACAACTGATTGAGACTGAGTTTAAATCCGATTATCCAGCCGATATGCAATTGATAGATCCTGCTGTTGT belongs to Candidatus Obscuribacter sp. and includes:
- the murI gene encoding glutamate racemase; this translates as MSNNTYKKIGLFDSGVGGLSVLKQFASSQDSPMQFVYLGDTARCPYGNRDKSEIESFVQEIIAFLTNFQLDAIVMACNTSAALAKDVAVEAAKRVPSLALFDLIEPTAQYICTQKTIKKLGVMATHATVKAKAFSQALTQNNFDGTVVEVACPLLVPIIESGRLAEIEVQEELKSALRPYLNELKGSDAIVLGCTHFPFVESFIKQLIETEFKSDYPADMQLIDPAVVLCQEVFKLTSDKNIAANYLSSAFSIYTTGSAEAFKAGAEACLGEPMPLPKVVPTTELKATDMISFGVSEAVRG